In one Dermacentor variabilis isolate Ectoservices chromosome 4, ASM5094787v1, whole genome shotgun sequence genomic region, the following are encoded:
- the LOC142577790 gene encoding oxytocin receptor-like, whose amino-acid sequence MGGSSCGQRGLGGVPLPGTVASWTNGSTEAVVFPDAVDWDASLVRRVVPLSVIMFFTIAGNAAIVAVLARPRAAKRASRVNLFILHLAIGDLAVGLFTQSSEMLFEISGGWVLGGPACKAVVYVQMVTLASTTFILASMSYDRYAAICRPLESRSGLRRAKAMVAVSWAMAFLLALPQLFIFVQVQTGVTTSGRAHFECLSVGYTRHWQRQLYFSWLTLYILVAPGILISACYLRLLRAVWAASGSDGSSCLVTTSSSSQRSKGSDRANGKSSPPTLRRCAQGHPLLPRARAKTLKLTVCIIASFMLCWIPYFTVHNVRIHSHYCIKVPRAAIVFAETVALLNSAVNPVFYGLFNVHIRRGICDILPCIRGHRRGRRCSARDSTTRQRTGVLTTTSYAPDAGSVNSPALSSRGRSLCHQSGRPCGDVTTIPLVAINGSAVMASVV is encoded by the exons ATGGGAGGCTCCAGCTGCGGCCAGCGTGGACTGGGTGGTGTGCCGCTCCCGGGAACGGTGGCGAGCTGGACCAACGGATCAACCGAGGCCGTGGTGTTCCCGGACGCCGTGGACTGGGACGCGTCCTTGGTGCGGCGCGTCGTCCCTCTGTCGGTCATCATGTTCTTCACGATAGCGGGAAACGCGGCTATCGTGGCGGTGCTGGCTCGACCACGCGCAGCCAAGCGGGCGTCACGCGTCAACCTCTTCATTCTACACCTGGCTATCGGAGACCTGGCAGTAGGCCTCTTCACGCAGTCGTCCGAAATGCTCTTCGAG ATCTCAGGAGGCTGGGTGCTGGGAGGCCCCGCTTGCAAGGCGGTCGTGTACGTACAGATGGTGACCCTGGCCTCGACCACGTTCATCCTGGCCTCGATGAGCTATGACCGGTACGCGGCCATCTGCAGACCTCTCGAGTCACGCTCGGGTCTGCGCCGCGCCAAGGCCATGGTGGCTGTCTCTTGGGCAATGGCCTTTCTGCTTGCCCTGCCGCAGCTGTTCATTTTCGTACAG GTGCAGACGGGCGTCACGACGTCCGGCCGTGCGCACTTCGAGTGCCTCAGCGTCGGCTACACCCGCCATTGGCAGAGACAGCTCTATTTCTCCTGGCTCACCCTGTACATACTGGTGGCTCCGGGCATTCTCATCTCGGCCTGCTACCTGCGCCTCTTGCGTGCCGTGTGGGCGGCGTCCGGCTCGGACGGCTCCAGCTGCCTCGTGACCACGAGCTCGTCGTCCCAGAGGAGCAAGGGAAGTGACAGGGCCAACGGGAAGTCGTCTCCTCCGACGCTTCGTCGATGCGCTCAAGGACATCCGCTTCTGCCTAGAGCACGGGCGAAGACGCTTAAGCTCACG GTTTGCATCATAGCAAGCTTCATGCTCTGCTGGATACCGTACTTCACTGTGCATAACGTACGCATCCACAGCCACTACTGCATCAAGGTGCCGCGGGCCGCCATCGTCTTCGCCGAGACGGTGGCCCTGCTCAACAGTGCCGTGAACCCGGTGTTCTACGGGCTCTTCAACGTGCACATACGCCGCGGCATCTGCGACATCCTGCCGTGCATCCGCGGACACCGTCGTGGTCGGCGGTGCAGCGCTCGCGATTCGACAACACGCCAGCGCACCGGCGTGCTCACCACGACGTCCTACGCACCAGATGCCGGCTCGGTGAACAGCCCCGCATTAAGCAGCAGGGGACGATCGCTCTGCCACCAAAGCGGGCGCCCTTGTGGCGACGTCACGACGATACCCCTGGTTGCTATCAACGGGAGCGCTGTGATGGCATCTGTTGTGTAA